Proteins from one Pseudomonas sp. KBS0710 genomic window:
- the pheA gene encoding prephenate dehydratase has translation MSEQELKALRVRIDSLDEKVLELISERARCAQEVARVKMASLAEGEVPVFYRPEREAQVLKRVMERNKGPLGNEEMARLFREIMSSCLALEQPLKVAYLGPEGTFTQAAAMKHFGHAVISKPMAAIDEVFREVAAGAVNFGVVPVENSTEGAVNHTLDSFLEHDMVICGEVELRIHHHLLVGENTKTDSISRIYSHAQSLAQCRKWLDAHYPNVERVAVSSNAEAAKRVKGEWNSAAIAGDMAAGLYGLTRLAEKIEDRPDNSTRFLMIGSQEVPPTGDDKTSIIVSMSNKPGALHELLVPFHDNGIDLTRIETRPSRSGKWTYVFFIDFIGHHRDPLVKGVLEKISQEAVALKVLGSYPKAVL, from the coding sequence ATGTCTGAGCAAGAACTCAAGGCTCTGCGTGTACGCATCGACAGCCTGGACGAGAAAGTCCTTGAGCTGATCAGTGAGCGTGCGCGCTGCGCCCAGGAAGTCGCCCGCGTGAAGATGGCGTCCCTGGCCGAAGGCGAAGTGCCGGTGTTCTACCGGCCTGAGCGCGAGGCACAGGTACTCAAGCGTGTGATGGAACGCAACAAAGGCCCGTTGGGCAACGAAGAGATGGCGCGGTTGTTCCGTGAAATCATGTCGTCGTGCCTGGCGCTGGAGCAGCCGCTGAAAGTGGCCTACCTCGGCCCGGAAGGCACTTTCACCCAGGCGGCGGCCATGAAGCACTTCGGCCACGCGGTGATCAGCAAGCCGATGGCGGCCATCGACGAAGTGTTCCGCGAAGTAGCGGCCGGTGCGGTGAATTTTGGCGTGGTGCCGGTGGAAAACTCCACCGAAGGCGCGGTCAACCACACACTGGACAGCTTCCTTGAGCACGACATGGTGATCTGCGGCGAAGTTGAGCTGCGTATCCACCACCACCTGCTGGTGGGTGAGAACACCAAGACCGACAGCATCAGCCGTATCTACTCCCACGCCCAATCGCTGGCCCAGTGCCGCAAGTGGTTGGACGCACATTACCCGAATGTCGAGCGCGTGGCGGTGTCCAGCAACGCCGAAGCGGCCAAGCGGGTCAAGGGTGAGTGGAATTCGGCGGCCATCGCCGGTGACATGGCTGCGGGCCTGTATGGCCTGACACGCCTGGCCGAAAAAATCGAAGACCGCCCGGATAACTCCACGCGCTTCTTGATGATCGGCAGCCAGGAAGTGCCGCCCACCGGCGACGACAAGACCTCGATCATCGTCTCCATGAGCAACAAGCCCGGTGCGCTGCATGAGCTGCTGGTGCCGTTCCACGATAACGGGATTGACCTGACGCGCATCGAAACTCGCCCTTCGCGCAGCGGTAAATGGACGTATGTGTTCTTTATCGACTTCATCGGCCATCACCGCGACCCACTGGTCAAAGGTGTGCTGGAGAAAATCAGTCAGGAAGCCGTGGCACTCAAGGTGCTGGGCTCTTACCCGAAAGCGGTTTTGTGA
- the serC gene encoding 3-phosphoserine/phosphohydroxythreonine transaminase, translated as MSKRAYNFCAGPAALPEAVLQRAQGELLDWHGKGLSVMEMSHRSDEFVSIATKAEQDLRDLLGIPSNYKVLFLQGGASQQFAQIPLNLLPEDGTADYIDTGIWGQKAIEEASRYGHVNVAGTAKPYDYFAIPGQNEWKLSKDAAYVHYVANETIGGLEFDWVPEVGDVPLVCDMSSDILSRPIDVSKYGMIYAGAQKNIGPSGILVNIIREDLLGRARSLCPTMLNYKVAADNGSMYNTPPAFAWYLSGLVFEWLKEQGGVAAMGKLNEEKKRTLYDFIDASGLYSNPINLTDRSWMNVPFRLADDRLDTPFLAGADARGLLNLKGHRSVGGMRASIYNAVDIHAINALVAYMAEFEKEHG; from the coding sequence GTGAGCAAGAGAGCCTATAACTTCTGTGCCGGTCCCGCGGCGCTTCCTGAAGCAGTCCTGCAGCGTGCGCAGGGTGAACTCCTCGACTGGCATGGAAAAGGCCTCTCCGTGATGGAAATGAGCCATCGCAGCGATGAGTTTGTGTCCATCGCCACCAAGGCCGAGCAGGATCTGCGCGACTTGCTGGGCATCCCTTCCAACTACAAAGTACTGTTCCTGCAAGGCGGCGCGAGCCAGCAGTTCGCCCAAATCCCGCTGAACCTGTTGCCCGAAGACGGCACTGCCGACTACATCGACACCGGTATCTGGGGCCAGAAGGCGATTGAAGAGGCTTCGCGCTACGGTCACGTCAATGTGGCCGGCACCGCCAAGCCTTACGATTACTTCGCCATTCCCGGCCAGAACGAGTGGAAGCTGTCGAAAGACGCGGCCTACGTTCACTACGTCGCCAACGAGACCATTGGCGGCCTGGAGTTTGACTGGGTGCCGGAAGTGGGCGACGTGCCGTTGGTGTGCGACATGTCTTCGGACATCCTCTCGCGCCCGATCGATGTGTCCAAATACGGCATGATCTACGCCGGTGCGCAGAAGAACATCGGCCCGAGCGGCATCCTGGTCAACATCATCCGCGAAGACCTGCTGGGTCGTGCGCGTTCGCTGTGCCCGACCATGCTCAACTACAAGGTCGCGGCCGATAACGGCTCGATGTACAACACGCCACCGGCTTTCGCCTGGTACCTCTCCGGCCTGGTGTTCGAGTGGCTGAAGGAGCAGGGCGGTGTGGCCGCCATGGGCAAGCTGAACGAAGAGAAGAAGCGCACCCTGTACGACTTCATCGACGCCAGCGGTTTGTACAGCAACCCGATCAACCTCACCGACCGCTCGTGGATGAACGTGCCGTTCCGTCTGGCTGATGACCGCCTGGACACGCCATTCCTGGCCGGTGCCGACGCACGCGGCCTGTTGAACCTCAAGGGTCACCGTTCGGTCGGTGGCATGCGCGCCTCCATCTACAACGCTGTCGACATCCACGCGATCAACGCGCTGGTTGCCTACATGGCAGAGTTCGAAAAGGAACACGGCTAA
- the gyrA gene encoding DNA gyrase subunit A — protein MGELAKEILPVNIEDELKQSYLDYAMSVIVGRALPDARDGLKPVHRRVLFAMSELGNDWNKPYKKSARVVGDVIGKYHPHGDTAVYDTIVRMAQPFSLRYLLVDGQGNFGSVDGDNAAAMRYTEVRMTKLAHELLADLHKETVDWVPNYDGTEMIPAVMPTRIPNLLVNGSSGIAVGMATNIPPHNLGEVIDGCLALIDNPELTVDELMQYIPGPDFPTAAIINGRAGIIEAYRTGRGRIYMRARSMIEDIDKVGGRQQIVITELPYQLNKARLIEKIAELVKEKKLEGITELRDESDKDGMRVVIELRRGEVPEVILNNLYAQTQLQSVFGINVVALIDGRPRILNLKDLLEAFVRHRREVVTRRTVFELRKARERGHILEGQAVALSNIDPVIALIKASPTPSEAKEALIKMPWESSAVVAMVERAGADSCRPETLDPQYGLRDGKYFLSPEQAQAILELRLHRLTGLEHEKLLAEYQEILNQIGELIRILNSAVRLMEVIREELEVIRAEYGDVRRTEILDARLDLTLGDMIPEEERVVTISHGGYAKTQPLAAYQAQRRGGKGKSATGVKDEDYIAHLLVANSHTTLLLFSSKGKVYWLKTYEIPEASRAARGRPLVNLLPLDSDEYITTMLPVEEYTEGHFIFMATAKGTVKKTPLESFSRQRSVGLIALELDEGDVLISAAITDGEREVMLFSDGGKVTRFKESDVRAMGRTARGVRGMRLPEGQKLISMLIPEEGSQILTASARGYGKRTAISEFPEYKRGGQGVIAMVSNDRNGRLVGAVQVLDGEEIMLISDQGTLVRTRVAEVSSLGRNTQGVTLIKLASDETLVGLERVQEPSEVEGEELEGEDGAVFDGEVIAAGDDNVDEPTLDAAADEEEPQE, from the coding sequence ATGGGCGAACTGGCCAAAGAAATCCTCCCGGTCAATATCGAAGACGAGCTGAAACAGTCCTACCTCGACTACGCGATGAGCGTAATTGTCGGTCGGGCACTGCCTGATGCGCGCGATGGCTTGAAGCCCGTGCACCGGCGTGTGCTGTTCGCGATGAGCGAGCTGGGTAACGACTGGAACAAGCCGTACAAGAAATCTGCCCGTGTTGTCGGTGACGTGATCGGTAAGTATCACCCTCACGGCGACACTGCGGTGTACGACACCATCGTTCGGATGGCCCAGCCGTTTTCCCTGCGCTACCTGCTGGTAGACGGCCAGGGCAACTTCGGTTCGGTCGACGGCGACAACGCTGCGGCCATGCGATACACCGAAGTGCGCATGACCAAGCTGGCGCACGAGCTGCTGGCCGACCTGCACAAAGAAACCGTGGACTGGGTGCCGAACTACGACGGCACCGAAATGATCCCGGCCGTCATGCCTACCCGTATTCCCAACCTGCTGGTCAACGGCTCCAGCGGTATCGCCGTGGGCATGGCCACCAACATCCCGCCGCACAACCTCGGTGAAGTCATCGACGGTTGCCTGGCCCTCATCGACAACCCTGAGCTGACCGTCGACGAGCTGATGCAATACATCCCCGGTCCGGACTTCCCGACCGCCGCGATCATCAACGGTCGTGCCGGCATCATCGAAGCCTACCGCACCGGCCGTGGCCGCATTTATATGCGTGCCCGCTCGATGATCGAAGACATCGACAAGGTCGGTGGCCGCCAGCAGATCGTCATCACCGAACTGCCTTACCAGTTGAACAAGGCGCGTCTGATCGAGAAGATCGCCGAGCTGGTTAAAGAGAAGAAGCTGGAAGGCATCACCGAACTGCGCGACGAGTCTGACAAGGACGGTATGCGCGTGGTGATCGAGCTGCGTCGTGGCGAAGTGCCTGAGGTGATCCTCAACAACCTCTACGCCCAGACCCAGCTGCAAAGCGTGTTTGGTATCAACGTGGTGGCCCTGATCGACGGTCGCCCGCGCATCCTGAACCTCAAGGACCTGCTCGAAGCCTTCGTGCGTCACCGCCGCGAAGTGGTCACCCGCCGCACCGTGTTCGAACTGCGCAAGGCCCGCGAGCGCGGCCACATCCTGGAAGGCCAGGCGGTAGCGCTGTCGAACATCGACCCGGTGATCGCGCTGATCAAGGCTTCGCCGACGCCGTCGGAAGCCAAGGAAGCCCTGATCAAGATGCCGTGGGAATCCAGCGCCGTCGTGGCGATGGTTGAACGTGCCGGTGCCGATTCGTGCCGCCCGGAGACCCTGGACCCGCAATACGGCCTGCGTGACGGCAAGTACTTCCTGTCGCCGGAACAGGCCCAGGCCATCCTGGAACTGCGTCTGCACCGCTTGACCGGCCTGGAACACGAGAAACTGCTGGCCGAGTACCAGGAGATTCTCAACCAGATCGGCGAGCTGATCCGCATCCTCAACAGCGCTGTGCGCCTGATGGAAGTGATCCGCGAAGAACTGGAAGTGATCCGCGCCGAATACGGCGATGTGCGCCGCACCGAAATCCTCGATGCGCGCCTGGACCTGACCCTGGGTGACATGATCCCCGAAGAAGAACGTGTGGTGACCATCTCCCACGGTGGCTACGCCAAGACCCAGCCATTGGCGGCGTACCAGGCTCAGCGTCGTGGCGGTAAGGGTAAGTCGGCTACCGGCGTGAAGGATGAGGACTACATCGCTCACCTGCTGGTTGCCAACAGCCACACCACGCTGTTGCTGTTCTCCAGCAAAGGCAAGGTGTACTGGCTCAAGACCTACGAGATTCCGGAAGCCTCCCGCGCTGCCCGTGGTCGTCCGCTGGTCAACCTGCTGCCGCTGGACAGTGATGAGTACATCACCACCATGCTGCCAGTCGAGGAATACACCGAAGGTCACTTCATCTTCATGGCCACCGCCAAAGGCACCGTGAAGAAGACCCCGCTGGAATCCTTCAGCCGTCAGCGCAGCGTGGGCCTGATCGCCCTGGAGCTGGACGAAGGTGACGTACTGATCTCCGCTGCCATCACCGATGGCGAGCGTGAAGTCATGCTGTTCTCCGACGGCGGCAAAGTGACACGCTTCAAGGAATCCGACGTTCGCGCCATGGGCCGTACCGCCCGCGGTGTGCGCGGCATGCGTCTGCCTGAAGGGCAAAAGCTGATTTCGATGCTGATCCCGGAAGAAGGCAGCCAGATCCTCACCGCTTCGGCGCGTGGTTATGGCAAGCGCACCGCCATCAGCGAGTTCCCGGAGTACAAACGTGGCGGCCAGGGCGTGATCGCCATGGTCAGCAACGACCGCAACGGCCGTCTGGTTGGCGCGGTGCAAGTGCTTGATGGTGAGGAGATCATGCTGATTTCCGACCAGGGCACTCTGGTGCGTACCCGTGTGGCTGAAGTGTCGAGCCTGGGCCGTAACACCCAGGGCGTGACGCTGATCAAGCTGGCCAGCGACGAAACGCTGGTAGGCCTGGAGCGCGTCCAGGAGCCATCGGAAGTCGAAGGCGAAGAGCTTGAAGGCGAAGACGGTGCGGTATTCGATGGCGAGGTGATCGCAGCCGGCGATGACAACGTCGACGAGCCAACCCTCGATGCTGCCGCAGACGAAGAAGAACCGCAGGAATAA
- a CDS encoding membrane-targeted effector domain-containing toxin codes for MSTLLSPPSIYPLIDERALIGVLPVPSRAWHLQQLQTECAFSERLVRSQPSLERVSRETFQQALDYVFVGRRLDPDTILLIEDMPPGAAQRSMTQAVRDVLESGSVLESARITGFSQVTDAAVAQRLTGVEPGFFADLVNRHIQALVENFSQMLSRFWRNPVLQGNELTMRDTWLRYRCGELAEEAALRRADNLAHPDTGLTAAGVELVHGLVGSQLQLDSPVSQVAAYRLVVEGAKQAINLAGAFVLGGVGELPGSRPLLLYTPQRGLEEFASTIALLNALSVRWGTAGGCDEILANLAMPDLESMQALCRSGQASWTLVEMSPDAHGSLLGQVLDEKLAQQQVNLRAAFLPLRPGINARVSQVLALPTGLPADLLSRPLRPDTLPVLPSVDLSVGDQQHNLIGQLSKLNALVDKLLEGVPEFDAFFQQQLRKLFPGFTGPVSPQRIYFTRSRLDQHGVEQPSESHTLESRLGRLLGVGADVDDRVGEYYYVEPDTLSEEYRLDQVGTLGGLATALKQEFPMLLSEFWNTFQKGRGLRMELLTRLRKQTLATESALRTVDGTLTPASRELIDNVLKFPTSAARALAFPGSARPQVYRLALTDGGRFATAFILSPESASPPTGPLVLWTITQGFEEFCDLGALYAELARRLDDGGVEGALLADNLSVEVREKQTDQWAALFALAPDAITEDFVADGTQALLAKQRQDLRHALSAKNQLRPGVVNTAIDLAPQLDTSTAFMARNRVLEASMMPPWQKALSAQDQLRLQALALVVQEKNQALSVLLGAVPSLLTYTRQKLRGKLRSVLEARGLPGTSVEMIDPDTVIVTRSERVRVNQVPAPGVKDPIERVTIERMSLTDLALKNLKPWEGSLSWTSSVSMGAYVTYADGRRVVDARGEALQLPRETIELWVRDINAGHHYCRDILNKTFAPPAISAQASQLAQTWMSANAALWEYAAESARLNPAAYSVVSANDSAKKRAEQWVAAVLGSWGAQGRPQVDGCGIEASFLMLGTPYVAPERGGSQWVQGVVVISAAEVAEWVLYTPEAPDGLDLRELRDEAELIALLGMPQWQAYFLARLCVRSPQVIEPVARLGLYLTGLDSIFSLFLSDVSPVQERLPPLIVRRVTCEGSLLQSMYYLQILRLMELAQRGSVTNEQVSLQSTFNKVMFGIEVVGALMDMLPWGWHWLSSIPGYWRRLSHTSLLAFRERGEAIPGLLVREGLGKRWLRMQSATDSVELLGVKPLASRSSSLEHLAVRTRPLLHLPTPETLDSLIPLAWKASAVPEKEAAGLLRGLVPNSRGIYRTSAGEYLIRPVDAQGKAVVFRIKSDFKLYESAGLAVQVVDAHGRREIGFLYAAGNGRWRPVGVKGGGRGASRQALDLPGEEYLLTGDYSMNAHGRESLSQASIEYYDAWFARDWRRFFNSRVLPPRPAPLALPPLATVDDLLDAWPEQVVGLVLGENHDEIASIAFFKDKMQALYDRGFRTLYIEGSHATWRSQLHIAPASTTGRNTVKRLARSRGMNVRGLDDDCLTLHRDRYTLQPSIDMSVRLNEMNYFAVRQIEKYHPVDGGKWIAWVGARHTNTADGVPGIAELMGAIGVRIKNAKAGQPTVVRAPGQRSGLWGGFRPDVEIEWDVSLSAPRLPEGPSA; via the coding sequence ATGTCTACCCTGCTATCTCCACCATCGATTTATCCGCTTATTGACGAACGTGCGCTGATCGGCGTTCTCCCCGTTCCCAGCCGAGCCTGGCATCTCCAACAACTGCAAACCGAATGCGCGTTCAGCGAGCGCCTGGTGCGCAGTCAACCTTCCCTGGAGCGCGTCAGTCGGGAAACGTTTCAGCAGGCGCTGGATTATGTATTTGTTGGTCGTCGCCTTGATCCAGACACGATTTTGCTGATTGAGGACATGCCTCCCGGTGCAGCGCAGCGCTCAATGACGCAGGCTGTGCGGGATGTTCTGGAGTCCGGCTCTGTTCTGGAGAGTGCGCGTATAACTGGTTTTTCTCAGGTTACTGACGCGGCAGTTGCCCAGAGACTGACTGGCGTTGAACCTGGGTTTTTTGCTGATTTAGTTAATCGCCACATTCAGGCGTTGGTCGAGAATTTCAGCCAAATGTTGAGCCGCTTCTGGCGCAACCCTGTTCTTCAAGGCAATGAATTGACCATGCGCGACACCTGGCTTCGTTATCGGTGTGGCGAACTGGCCGAGGAAGCGGCGTTGCGTCGGGCCGACAACCTGGCGCATCCGGACACGGGCCTCACCGCCGCAGGTGTGGAGCTGGTGCACGGTCTGGTAGGAAGTCAGTTGCAGCTCGACTCCCCTGTATCCCAAGTGGCGGCATATCGATTGGTGGTCGAAGGTGCGAAGCAGGCCATTAATCTGGCAGGCGCGTTTGTGTTGGGTGGGGTGGGAGAGTTGCCCGGCAGCCGGCCGTTGTTGCTTTACACCCCGCAGCGTGGCCTGGAAGAGTTTGCCAGCACAATAGCGCTGCTCAATGCTCTCAGCGTGCGATGGGGGACCGCGGGAGGTTGCGATGAAATCCTTGCGAACCTTGCCATGCCCGATCTTGAGTCTATGCAAGCTTTGTGCAGGAGCGGGCAGGCAAGTTGGACACTGGTTGAAATGTCGCCCGATGCTCACGGCTCTCTGCTGGGGCAGGTTCTGGATGAGAAGTTGGCCCAGCAACAGGTGAATTTGCGGGCAGCTTTCTTGCCCTTGCGGCCAGGTATCAATGCCCGCGTTTCGCAGGTGCTGGCGCTGCCGACAGGCTTGCCGGCGGACTTGCTCAGCCGGCCGCTGCGCCCTGATACGTTGCCGGTTTTGCCGTCGGTCGACCTTTCGGTCGGCGATCAGCAGCACAATTTGATTGGACAACTATCCAAGCTGAACGCGTTGGTGGATAAGTTGCTCGAGGGAGTGCCTGAATTTGATGCGTTCTTCCAGCAGCAGTTGAGAAAACTGTTTCCAGGTTTCACTGGGCCTGTCAGTCCGCAACGGATTTATTTCACCCGTTCCCGGCTTGATCAACACGGGGTGGAGCAGCCGTCCGAGTCTCACACATTGGAGTCGAGGCTTGGCAGGTTATTGGGGGTGGGGGCAGACGTCGATGATCGCGTTGGGGAATATTATTACGTTGAGCCCGACACCTTGAGTGAAGAGTACAGGCTTGATCAGGTTGGCACGCTGGGCGGTCTGGCGACAGCGCTGAAACAAGAGTTCCCGATGTTGCTGAGTGAGTTCTGGAATACGTTTCAGAAAGGTCGCGGGCTGCGCATGGAGTTGCTGACTCGATTGCGCAAACAAACGCTGGCGACCGAGTCGGCTCTGCGCACAGTAGACGGTACTTTGACCCCGGCCAGCCGTGAGCTGATCGACAATGTATTGAAATTCCCTACCTCTGCTGCCCGTGCGTTGGCGTTTCCAGGCTCTGCGCGGCCCCAGGTATACCGTTTGGCTTTGACTGATGGAGGAAGGTTTGCCACCGCGTTCATATTGAGCCCTGAAAGTGCCAGCCCACCGACGGGCCCTTTGGTTCTATGGACTATTACTCAAGGGTTTGAGGAGTTTTGCGACCTTGGTGCGCTTTATGCCGAACTCGCCCGGCGACTTGATGACGGTGGCGTGGAGGGTGCCTTGCTGGCTGACAATCTGTCGGTCGAAGTACGTGAGAAGCAAACAGATCAGTGGGCCGCGCTGTTTGCACTTGCCCCTGATGCAATTACGGAGGACTTCGTTGCTGACGGAACTCAAGCGCTGCTGGCGAAACAGCGTCAAGACCTGCGGCATGCGCTTAGCGCCAAAAATCAATTGCGTCCCGGGGTGGTAAATACGGCCATTGATCTGGCGCCTCAACTGGATACATCGACGGCTTTCATGGCGCGTAATCGGGTGTTGGAGGCGTCGATGATGCCGCCGTGGCAAAAAGCACTGTCTGCGCAGGATCAATTGCGCTTGCAGGCGTTGGCATTGGTCGTACAGGAAAAAAACCAGGCTTTGTCGGTATTGCTTGGGGCGGTTCCCTCACTGCTCACGTATACCCGGCAGAAGCTGAGGGGCAAGTTGCGCAGCGTTCTAGAAGCGCGAGGTTTACCAGGCACCTCGGTGGAGATGATTGATCCGGACACGGTCATCGTCACTCGCTCGGAAAGGGTAAGGGTCAACCAAGTGCCTGCCCCTGGTGTTAAAGATCCTATTGAGCGCGTCACGATCGAACGCATGAGCTTGACTGATCTGGCACTGAAAAATCTCAAGCCTTGGGAGGGAAGCCTCTCATGGACTTCGAGTGTCAGTATGGGGGCCTACGTGACTTATGCTGACGGGCGGCGGGTGGTCGATGCACGTGGCGAGGCGCTTCAACTGCCACGCGAAACGATTGAGCTGTGGGTGCGGGATATCAACGCCGGCCATCATTATTGCCGAGATATTCTCAACAAAACGTTCGCGCCACCTGCAATATCTGCACAGGCCAGCCAGTTGGCACAGACTTGGATGTCGGCCAATGCCGCGTTGTGGGAATACGCCGCTGAATCGGCGCGCCTCAATCCGGCAGCCTATAGCGTTGTGTCGGCCAACGATTCTGCAAAAAAACGCGCTGAACAATGGGTGGCGGCGGTGCTGGGGTCGTGGGGGGCGCAAGGTCGGCCACAGGTGGACGGGTGCGGGATCGAGGCCAGTTTCCTGATGTTGGGAACGCCTTATGTCGCACCGGAGCGGGGCGGAAGCCAATGGGTACAGGGGGTAGTCGTGATTTCGGCCGCTGAAGTAGCCGAATGGGTACTTTACACGCCCGAAGCGCCGGACGGGCTGGACTTGCGTGAGCTGCGCGACGAGGCTGAGTTGATAGCGCTGCTCGGGATGCCGCAATGGCAAGCCTATTTTTTGGCGCGATTGTGTGTCAGGTCCCCGCAGGTTATCGAGCCTGTGGCCCGTTTAGGTTTATACCTCACGGGGCTCGATTCCATCTTCTCGTTATTTTTGTCCGATGTCTCGCCGGTTCAAGAGCGCCTGCCACCTTTGATAGTGCGGCGGGTGACCTGTGAAGGATCCTTGTTGCAGAGCATGTACTATTTGCAGATTTTACGTTTGATGGAGCTTGCGCAACGGGGCTCCGTCACCAACGAGCAAGTCAGCCTTCAATCGACATTTAATAAGGTGATGTTTGGGATAGAGGTGGTGGGGGCGCTGATGGATATGCTGCCGTGGGGCTGGCATTGGCTCTCTTCGATTCCAGGTTATTGGAGGCGTTTGTCGCACACGTCGCTGCTGGCTTTTCGTGAACGTGGGGAGGCTATTCCGGGGTTGCTCGTGCGTGAAGGGCTTGGGAAGCGTTGGCTGCGCATGCAATCGGCGACAGACAGCGTCGAGCTTCTTGGGGTCAAACCCTTGGCGTCACGGTCTTCGTCTCTCGAGCATTTGGCTGTGCGCACGCGGCCTCTGTTGCACTTGCCCACGCCGGAAACCCTGGACTCACTCATTCCACTCGCCTGGAAAGCTTCGGCTGTGCCTGAGAAGGAAGCGGCTGGATTGCTAAGAGGATTGGTGCCCAATAGCAGGGGTATTTATCGTACATCAGCGGGTGAATACCTGATTCGACCCGTAGATGCTCAAGGCAAGGCAGTGGTCTTTCGCATCAAGAGTGATTTCAAACTTTACGAGAGCGCAGGCTTGGCCGTGCAGGTCGTCGATGCGCATGGGCGCCGTGAGATCGGCTTTTTGTATGCTGCCGGTAATGGGCGGTGGCGACCGGTCGGAGTTAAGGGCGGGGGTAGGGGGGCTTCCCGTCAGGCCCTTGATCTGCCCGGTGAGGAGTATTTGCTCACCGGGGACTACTCAATGAATGCCCATGGTAGGGAGAGTTTATCTCAGGCATCAATCGAATATTATGACGCCTGGTTTGCCCGGGATTGGCGACGGTTCTTCAATTCGCGAGTGCTGCCTCCGCGCCCCGCCCCTCTCGCTTTACCCCCGTTGGCAACGGTGGATGACTTGCTTGACGCCTGGCCTGAACAGGTCGTGGGCTTGGTGCTGGGGGAAAACCACGACGAAATAGCCAGTATTGCGTTTTTCAAAGATAAGATGCAGGCGCTCTATGACCGGGGTTTTCGCACGCTCTATATTGAAGGCAGTCACGCCACTTGGCGCTCCCAGCTCCATATTGCGCCTGCGTCCACGACTGGTCGCAATACAGTAAAAAGGTTGGCTCGGTCTCGCGGAATGAACGTTCGGGGGCTGGACGATGATTGTTTGACGCTGCACAGGGATCGTTACACTTTACAGCCTTCTATAGACATGTCGGTCCGTCTGAACGAGATGAACTACTTTGCTGTGCGCCAGATTGAGAAATATCACCCGGTCGACGGAGGTAAGTGGATAGCATGGGTAGGGGCCAGGCACACGAACACCGCTGATGGCGTTCCCGGGATTGCCGAGCTTATGGGGGCGATTGGCGTAAGAATCAAAAATGCCAAAGCGGGTCAGCCCACGGTGGTCAGGGCACCTGGCCAGCGCAGTGGCCTGTGGGGTGGGTTTCGACCCGATGTGGAGATTGAATGGGACGTGAGCCTTTCCGCGCCGCGTCTGCCCGAGGGGCCTTCCGCGTAA
- the mtnA gene encoding S-methyl-5-thioribose-1-phosphate isomerase, whose protein sequence is MRDRLLAAEKVKAIDWRDGALHLLDQRALPSRETWVACTSAAEVAQAIRTMTVRGAPAIGISAAYGLVLAARERIAEGGDWQAAWEEDYALLADSRPTAANLFWALKRMRDRLDRVKKHADPLAVLEAEAIAIHESDREANLVMAQLGLERIRKHQGNAQAILTHGNAGALATGGVGTALGVIRAAFLEGLVEHVYANETRPWLQGSRLTAWELAGEGIPVTVNADSAGAHILKSKGVTWVVVGADCIAANGDVIGPIGTYQLAVCAMHHGVRFMVVAPSSTLDLMMATGEDVSLEERDAAELLEVGGQRLEVAAFNPVFDVTPADLIDVIVTEKGIVERPDTAKLAKLMCRKRLH, encoded by the coding sequence ATGCGCGACCGACTGTTAGCTGCAGAGAAAGTGAAGGCCATCGATTGGCGTGATGGCGCACTGCACCTGCTCGATCAGCGTGCCTTGCCCTCACGGGAAACCTGGGTGGCCTGCACCTCGGCGGCAGAAGTCGCCCAGGCCATTCGCACTATGACCGTGCGTGGCGCGCCGGCCATCGGCATCAGTGCTGCCTACGGCCTGGTGCTGGCCGCCCGCGAGCGGATCGCCGAGGGCGGTGACTGGCAGGCGGCATGGGAAGAAGACTACGCACTGCTGGCCGATAGCCGTCCGACCGCCGCGAATCTGTTTTGGGCCTTGAAGCGCATGCGTGACCGCCTCGATCGGGTCAAAAAGCACGCCGACCCGCTGGCAGTGCTGGAAGCCGAAGCCATTGCGATCCATGAAAGCGACCGCGAAGCCAACCTGGTCATGGCGCAATTGGGCCTCGAGCGGATTCGCAAGCACCAGGGCAACGCCCAGGCGATCCTCACCCATGGCAATGCGGGCGCCCTGGCCACCGGCGGCGTGGGCACGGCTCTTGGGGTGATCCGCGCGGCGTTCCTGGAGGGTTTGGTGGAGCATGTCTACGCCAACGAAACCCGCCCGTGGCTACAAGGTTCACGGTTGACGGCGTGGGAGCTGGCGGGTGAGGGTATTCCGGTCACCGTGAATGCGGACTCGGCCGGCGCGCATATCCTCAAGAGCAAAGGCGTGACCTGGGTGGTGGTCGGCGCCGACTGTATTGCGGCCAATGGTGATGTGATCGGCCCGATCGGCACTTATCAATTGGCGGTGTGTGCCATGCACCACGGCGTGCGTTTTATGGTGGTGGCGCCCAGTTCGACTCTCGATTTGATGATGGCTACCGGTGAGGATGTCAGCCTGGAAGAGCGTGATGCGGCGGAGTTGCTGGAGGTGGGCGGGCAGCGGTTGGAGGTTGCGGCGTTTAATCCGGTCTTCGATGTGACGCCGGCGGACCTGATTGATGTGATCGTGACTGAAAAGGGCATTGTTGAACGGCCCGACACCGCCAAGCTGGCCAAGTTGATGTGCCGTAAGCGCCTGCATTGA